One region of Bacterioplanoides sp. SCSIO 12839 genomic DNA includes:
- a CDS encoding DsbA family protein translates to MSLKNHIQRHAARALSSRTLKRVKRTIWQARQALMAGQPQVDVWLRADDPYSYLLAQVLPQLQQDYAVNWRFRVIATLQDDMYPEPEMWQRNAVLDAGLLASLYQLQAPEIDQPSIAQVEVATGRLLQLQQTESQIPDWQAVIAVFQDLWSGTAQEAQPLTSEQQALLARNEAQLLNDGHYLSATLKFQGEWYWGLDRLDHFEQRLNDLKLNSTEPKVYFDKTYADFCRAFEPSEINPEHQSQPLTLYFSARSPYSYLGLERSVKLAQHYGIPFELKPVLPMIMRGLTVPDSKKFYIFGDTKREADKFGLDYGFVADPLGAGVQRCYALFDYARSQAKEVDFMLSFARAVNAEGIMAETDSGMKKIVERAGLNWTKAAAILAQDDWQTAWLDWAEANRLEMIEQGQWGVPSIRYGDLTVWGQDRIEFIEQAIRRHLGLKDD, encoded by the coding sequence ATGTCTCTGAAAAACCACATTCAGCGCCATGCTGCCCGGGCTTTGAGCAGTCGTACCCTTAAGCGTGTTAAACGTACTATCTGGCAAGCGCGTCAGGCGCTGATGGCAGGCCAGCCGCAGGTGGATGTATGGTTGCGGGCAGATGATCCTTACAGTTATCTCTTAGCTCAGGTGTTGCCCCAGCTTCAACAAGATTACGCCGTTAACTGGCGCTTCCGGGTGATTGCGACGTTACAGGACGATATGTACCCGGAGCCGGAAATGTGGCAACGCAATGCGGTGCTGGATGCCGGATTGCTGGCGTCTTTGTATCAATTACAGGCTCCGGAAATTGACCAGCCTTCCATCGCTCAGGTTGAAGTGGCCACCGGGCGTTTATTGCAATTGCAGCAAACAGAATCTCAGATACCAGACTGGCAGGCCGTGATCGCTGTTTTTCAGGATTTATGGTCAGGCACTGCACAAGAAGCGCAACCACTTACCTCAGAACAACAGGCCTTATTAGCGCGTAATGAAGCGCAGTTATTGAACGATGGCCATTATCTCAGCGCCACACTGAAATTTCAGGGCGAGTGGTATTGGGGACTCGATCGGCTTGACCACTTTGAGCAGCGTCTGAATGACCTTAAGCTGAATAGCACGGAACCGAAGGTTTATTTTGATAAAACGTACGCTGACTTTTGTCGCGCCTTTGAACCCTCTGAGATCAACCCGGAACATCAATCCCAGCCATTAACATTATATTTTTCAGCACGCAGCCCTTACTCTTATCTTGGGCTTGAGCGCAGTGTGAAGCTGGCACAACACTACGGTATTCCATTTGAACTGAAACCGGTGTTACCCATGATTATGCGTGGCTTAACGGTGCCAGATAGCAAAAAGTTTTATATTTTTGGCGACACGAAACGCGAGGCGGATAAATTTGGCCTTGATTATGGGTTTGTTGCCGATCCTTTAGGTGCCGGTGTGCAGCGCTGTTATGCCTTATTTGACTACGCCCGGTCTCAGGCAAAAGAAGTCGATTTTATGCTGAGCTTTGCCCGGGCGGTAAATGCCGAGGGGATTATGGCGGAAACCGACAGTGGCATGAAAAAAATCGTTGAACGTGCGGGATTAAACTGGACCAAAGCCGCGGCTATTCTGGCGCAGGACGATTGGCAAACGGCCTGGCTCGACTGGGCGGAAGCCAACCGCCTGGAAATGATTGAACAAGGCCAATGGGGCGTTCCCAGCATCCGTTATGGTGACTTAACGGTATGGGGCCAGGATCGTATTGAATTTATTGAACAGGCTATTCGCCGCCACCTGGGCCTGAAAGACGACTAA